In Rutidosis leptorrhynchoides isolate AG116_Rl617_1_P2 chromosome 6, CSIRO_AGI_Rlap_v1, whole genome shotgun sequence, the DNA window TATACTCTGAAGAAATACCAACTACCATAGAACAAGCGCTGAAATCAAAAAACTGGAGAAAGGCAATGGAAGTTGAAATGGAAGCTTTGAAGAAAAGTGATACATGGGAAAAATGTATTCTTCCCCAAGAGAAGAAGCCAGTAGGATGTCGATGGGTGTTTACAATAAAACACAAACCAGATGGCACAATTGAAAGATACAAAGTCCGGCTAgttgccaagggatatactcaGACTTATAGGATAGACTATTCCGAAACTTTCTCACCGGTGGCTAAAATTGACACCGTTAGAGTTCTCTTCTCTGTTGCCGCAAATAAAGGATGGCCCCTTCACTAATTTGATGTGAAAAATGCTTTTCTACATGGTGAACTCAAGGAAGAGGTTTATATGCAAGCTCCACCAGGATTCTTGGAAAACTTCAAAAATAGGGAAGTTTGTCGCCTTAAAAAATCTTTATATGGGCTAAAATAATGCCCTCGGGCTTGGTTTGGGAAATTTACCTTAGCAATGAAAAAATATGGCTATAAACAAAGTAACTCCGATCACACACTATTTTTCAAACAAAGAAATCAACTAATTACTTGCTTAATTATCTATGTCGATGATATGATAATTACAGGAAATGACAGAGATGAATTTTTCAACTTAAAAGCAAATTTATCAaacgaatttgaaatgaaagatcttggaaTGTTAAAATATTTTTTGGGAATCGAAGTTCTTAGATCTCAACAAGGAATTTTTATATGTCaaaagaaatatgttcttgatctACTAGCTGAAACAGGGATGATCGACTGCAAACCAGCTGAGACCCCTGCAATTCCAAACCAGAAGTTGTTTATCGAAGAAGGAGCTGAACTTGCAAATAAAGAACAATACCAAAGGATCGTTGGAAAGCTCATCTACCTTGCTCATACTCGCCCGGATATAGCATATGCAGTAGGAGTTGTTAGCCAGTTTATGCATCATCCTCAAGTACATCACATGGAAGCTGTGTGGAGAATCATCAGATACCTCAAAAGAACAGCTGGACATGGAGTTGTATTCAAAAACAACGGACACCTCAAAACTCAGATATATACAGATGCAAGCTGGGGAGGTGAAAAAGGAGACAGAAAATCCACATCAGGGTATTTTTCCTCGGTTGGCGGGAACCTGGTTACAtggaaaagtaaaaaacaaaaGGTTGTAGCTCTTTCAAGTGCTGAAGCTGAATTCAGAGGAATAGCACGAGGAGTACAAGAAGCGTTATGGATCCGCAAGTTACTAACAGAGATCGGATTTCGACCAGAAGACACTAGTCAAATTTTTTGCAACAACGAAGCACCCATTGCTATTTCAGAAAACCCAGTTCAACATGATCGGACAAAACATGTTGAAATCGACAGACACTTTATCAAGGAGAAGCTTGAAACAGAAATCATCTCACTACCATTTGTGAGATCAGAAGACCAGCTCGCAGACATCCTAACCAAATCAGTTAATGGAAGATTATTTAACGAAGTATTGGTCAAGTTGAATTTTGGAgatcccactattcaacttgagggggagtgttgaaATAAAGGATCGGAACTTAATAAGCTCATCATTTCCTGTAAAGACAGTTGACTAGAGTTGACCAGAGTTGACCAAGGGTTGACCAACGGCTAGTTTCCCATTTAGTCAAAAAGCAGATTCCTTCAAAAGTAACAAAGCTCCGTTCCAAATAAGGAATTAGCTGTTACATCTTTTCATCATAAATAGATTAGCATATCATTGTAAAAACCAATTCAGCTTGTATCAATATAGTTCAATCAATACAAACGATCAATTCTTACAATTTTACATATCAATTCTTCAATTATAACAAACTCGACCAGACCTCCGCACTTTAACAATAATCTTTCGTAAGAATCTTCTCTAAGTTGATCTGAGATATCATCATCCTTGTTAACAACAAGCGAAGCTTGCTTAACATTTGAAAAGTTGCTTAAAACAAAATCACGCAGGAGATCATGAATATTGACATAACCTTTTCTATCACTTTCAATCAACAAGTTTGAACGTATGAGATAACCAACACAAGCTTTCACCCAACGCCTTGCTTTTGATATACTGTTTGAATTCTTAAAAAGCTTCAAACCCCATCCATACCTCGTCAAGTCCTCTATAGGTATATCATAGTCATCTGGAAACAAGCCACTAAGAAGAAAAGTTGCTTTCTCATAATTATCTTTGAGATTGTCAAGGCTAATCTCAAAAATATTATCAAGGTAAAGAGAGCATCTTTCCATGTTTCCTTGTCTTTATTATCTCTAAGAGTAGTGGCAATGGTTTTTATGGCAATGGGCAAACCACCGCATTTCTGTACCATATCTTCTCCGATCCTAATGAGCTCATGATCACTATCCGAAACTATTCCTGCAATTTCCCAGAACAATTTTTTCGCTTCAAGTTCTTCTAAAAGAGCAATTCTGAAGATACAACTAGGTTCAACACCCATTTGAGTGCAAACTCTTTCATCACGTGATGTGATTAACAACTTGAAACCTTTTGGCAAAGGAGTCACTAACCCGATATCTTCAAGATCCATCATCTTCCAAAGATCATCTAATATTACCAGTATCTTCTTGTTACCATCTTCTGATATCCCTAAAAACCTTTTATTACAAGACGCACAGCCCTATTATCTTCGTCAGTTTCAGTTACAGATCGACCGATGTTCTCTGCTACAGCGTCCTGTATCATTATTTTGCTTTTGCTTTTCCCAATAACCACCTTAACAACCCAATCAAACATTTTCCTATCCTCCGCAACCTTTTTTAGTTGTTCCATCATCCTACTTTTCCCCACACCACCCATCCCACACAGGGCCATCATTTGGCTCTTATTATTTGGTTCAAATGCTTTCAATGCATCATCGAAAATCAACTCTCTACTTGACTTGATAACATTTTGGGTATCAATATCACTAGCAACTGGTGGTTCAGAGGTGTAAGGCTTTGTAGTGCGAACCATACCAAGAAGCCTTGGTTCATCACTCCATTTTATTTCAGAATTTCGTTTCTTGAGACTGTCAATATCCTTGATGATATCGGATGATCGCTTACCTGCTCTGTATCTCGCCTTCACGTTGAAGCATCCAATTCCACCGGTTGGAATATCTTCCACTTTTTCAGATAGTTCTTCGACTTCTGCCAACCAAGCTGGTACATAATGAGGTATCAAAAGATCGTTTGCAACATTCGTCTCCTTCTTCGTCTTCATATCACGTGACATGGCATTCAATTCCTCCATATTTGTACGCATTTCATTAACATTGTTTGTGGAGGAAACCAGGTAACCTACGTGTCGCTTAATGACTTCAATTATAGATTCAACAACGGGTGTGACAA includes these proteins:
- the LOC139852864 gene encoding probable disease resistance protein At1g12290, producing the protein MDLVAPVVTPVVESIIEVIKRHVGYLVSSTNNVNEMRTNMEELNAMSRDMKTKKETNVANDLLIPHYVPAWLAEVEELSEKVEDIPTGGIGCFNVKARYRAGKRSSDIIKDIDSLKKRNSEIKWSDEPRLLGMVRTTKPYTSEPPVASDIDTQNVIKSSRELIFDDALKAFEPNNKSQMMALCGMGGVGKSRMMEQLKKVAEDRKMFDWVVKVVIGKSKSKIMIQDAVAENIGRSVTETDEDNRAVRLVIKGF
- the LOC139855249 gene encoding uncharacterized mitochondrial protein AtMg00820-like, producing MANIAKGNLSEETKKFNSAIYSEEIPTTIEQALKSKNWRKAMEVEMEALKKSDTWEKCILPQEKKPVGCRWVFTIKHKPDGTIERYKVRLVAKGYTQTYRIDYSETFSPVAKIDTVRVLFSVAANKGWPLH